A genomic stretch from Legionella adelaidensis includes:
- the recA gene encoding recombinase RecA, which translates to MEDNKQKALNAALAQIERQFGKGSVMRMGDASAVRDIEAISTGSLGLDIALGIGGLPKGRVVEIYGPESSGKTTLTLQVIAECQKNGGTAAFIDAEHALDPSYAEKLGVKVDELLISQPDTGEQALEITDMLVRSAAVDVIIVDSVAALTPKAEIEGEMGDSHVGLQARLMSQALRKLTANIKRSNTLVIFINQIRMKIGVMFGSPETTTGGNALKFYASVRLDIRRTGSIKKGEEILGSETRVKVVKNKVAPPFRIAEFDIFYNEGISRESEVINLATQLGLIEKAGAWYSYKQEKIGQGKDNVRQYLKDNPKIAAELEQQIRAEMLVKKLPAASEIDEVELVDE; encoded by the coding sequence ATGGAAGATAATAAACAAAAAGCTCTAAATGCCGCACTCGCTCAAATTGAACGCCAATTTGGTAAAGGTTCAGTTATGCGTATGGGGGATGCGTCGGCAGTTCGTGATATTGAAGCAATTTCTACTGGTTCCCTGGGGTTGGATATTGCATTAGGTATTGGAGGGTTGCCCAAAGGTCGAGTCGTAGAAATTTATGGCCCGGAATCTTCTGGTAAAACTACACTTACCTTACAAGTTATTGCCGAGTGTCAAAAAAATGGGGGCACTGCCGCTTTTATTGATGCCGAGCATGCTCTAGATCCTAGTTATGCGGAAAAACTGGGGGTGAAAGTTGATGAATTATTGATCTCTCAACCAGACACAGGAGAGCAAGCTTTAGAAATTACTGACATGTTAGTACGTTCTGCAGCAGTGGATGTCATTATTGTAGACTCCGTGGCGGCCTTAACACCAAAAGCAGAAATTGAAGGGGAGATGGGTGATTCGCACGTTGGTCTACAAGCCCGATTAATGTCCCAAGCGCTTCGTAAATTGACAGCTAATATTAAACGCTCCAATACCTTGGTTATTTTTATTAACCAAATCCGTATGAAAATTGGCGTCATGTTTGGTAGCCCTGAAACAACGACAGGCGGTAATGCATTGAAATTTTATGCTTCAGTGCGTTTGGATATTCGCCGAACTGGTTCTATTAAAAAAGGGGAAGAAATTTTAGGTAGTGAAACACGGGTAAAAGTGGTTAAAAACAAAGTCGCTCCTCCTTTCAGAATAGCGGAGTTTGATATTTTCTATAATGAAGGCATTTCACGCGAAAGCGAGGTGATCAATTTAGCCACCCAGCTTGGTTTAATAGAAAAAGCGGGCGCTTGGTATAGTTATAAACAGGAAAAAATTGGCCAAGGAAAAGACAACGTTCGCCAATATTTAAAAGATAATCCAAAAATTGCAGCCGAACTTGAGCAGCAAATTCGTGCCGAGATGTTAGTAAAAAAACTACCAGCGGCGTCTGAAATAGATGAAGTTGAATTAGTGGATGAATAA